The proteins below come from a single Saccharopolyspora sp. SCSIO 74807 genomic window:
- a CDS encoding L-serine ammonia-lyase: MSLSVFDLFKVGIGPSSSHTVGPMRAAYLFVNRLRESGVLPRVATVHCELFGSLGATGHGHGSVKAVLLGLSGEQPHLVDPVAAESEVQAVREDARISLGGAHKIPFSIDEDVLLHRNKRLEFHSNGMVFHARDDNGCELDRREYYSVGGGFVLGADETGQAVLAEDDTPVRYPFRTGQELLGHASRADLRISDIMLANELSWRTERETRDGLLHIWSVMQDCVDHGTRAGGVLPGGLKVRRRAGELHKRLESATDESDALHAMEWVTLYALAVNEENAAGGRVVTAPTNGAAGIVPAVLHYGQRFLPSFSDDAAVRFLLTAGAIGVLFKENASISGAEVGCQGEVGSACSMAAAGLAEVIGGTPDQVENAAEIGIEHNLGLTCDPVGGLVQIPCIERNAVASVKAITAARMAVRGDGSHHVSLDKAIKTMRETGADMKDKYKETARGGLALNIVEC; this comes from the coding sequence ATGAGCCTCTCGGTATTCGATCTGTTCAAAGTGGGCATCGGACCGTCCAGCTCGCACACTGTCGGTCCGATGCGGGCCGCCTACCTGTTCGTGAACCGGCTGCGCGAGTCCGGAGTCCTGCCCCGCGTCGCCACCGTGCACTGCGAGCTGTTCGGCTCGCTCGGGGCGACCGGGCACGGCCACGGCAGCGTCAAGGCCGTCCTGCTCGGGTTGTCCGGCGAGCAGCCGCACCTGGTCGATCCGGTCGCCGCCGAATCCGAGGTGCAAGCAGTGCGCGAGGACGCTCGCATCAGCCTCGGCGGTGCGCACAAGATTCCGTTCTCCATCGACGAGGACGTCCTGCTGCACCGGAACAAGCGGCTCGAGTTCCACAGCAACGGGATGGTCTTCCACGCCCGCGACGACAACGGCTGCGAACTCGACCGCCGCGAGTACTACTCGGTCGGCGGAGGTTTCGTGCTGGGTGCGGACGAAACCGGTCAAGCCGTGCTGGCCGAGGACGACACCCCGGTGCGCTACCCGTTCCGCACCGGACAGGAACTTCTCGGCCATGCCTCCCGCGCCGATCTGCGGATCAGCGACATCATGCTGGCCAACGAGCTTTCCTGGCGCACCGAGCGGGAAACCCGGGACGGCCTGCTGCACATCTGGTCGGTGATGCAGGACTGCGTCGACCACGGCACCCGGGCCGGCGGGGTGCTGCCCGGCGGGCTCAAAGTCCGCCGCAGGGCGGGCGAATTGCACAAGCGCTTGGAGTCCGCAACGGACGAGAGCGATGCCCTGCACGCGATGGAATGGGTCACCCTCTACGCACTGGCGGTGAACGAGGAGAACGCCGCGGGCGGACGCGTGGTGACCGCACCGACCAACGGTGCCGCCGGAATCGTGCCCGCCGTGCTGCACTACGGCCAGCGGTTCCTGCCGTCGTTCTCCGACGACGCGGCCGTGCGGTTCCTGCTCACCGCGGGCGCGATCGGCGTCCTGTTCAAGGAGAACGCGTCGATATCCGGAGCCGAGGTCGGCTGCCAGGGCGAGGTCGGGTCGGCCTGCTCGATGGCTGCGGCCGGACTCGCCGAGGTCATCGGCGGCACGCCGGACCAGGTGGAGAACGCCGCCGAAATAGGTATCGAGCACAACCTCGGGCTGACCTGCGATCCCGTCGGCGGTCTGGTGCAGATCCCGTGCATCGAGCGCAACGCGGTCGCCTCGGTCAAGGCGATCACCGCGGCCCGGATGGCGGTGCGCGGCGACGGCAGCCACCACGTCTCGCTGGACAAGGCGATCAAGACGATGCGCGAGACGGGAGCGGACATGAAGGACAAGTACAAGGAGACCGCCCGCGGCGGGCTGGCGCTCAACATCGTGGAATGCTGA
- the glyA gene encoding serine hydroxymethyltransferase, producing MSLSSNDGSAGGTGDSLSAVDPEVAAAVGAELSRQQSTLEMIASENFASQAVLQAQGSVLTNKYAEGYPGKRYYGGCEHVDVVEQLAIDRAKELFGASFANVQPHSGAQANAAAMFALLKPGDTIMGLDLAHGGHLTHGMRINFSGKLYNVVPYHVSEQDHRVDMDELARLARENKPQMIIAGWSAYPRQLDFARFREIADEVGAYLMVDMAHFAGLVAAGLHPNPLPHAHVVTTTTHKTLGGPRGGVILSADDEFTKKFNSAVFPGQQGGPLEHVIAGKAVLFKTAQSPEFADRQRRTIEGAQALAERLCADDARTAGVQLVSGGTDVHLVLVDLRHSELDGKQAEDRLHEIGITVNRNAVPGDPRPPMVTSGLRVGTSALATRGFGKAEFTEVADIIAEALQPDLTTETTTALRGRVEALANAQPLYPNLNGGF from the coding sequence ATGAGTCTGTCCAGTAACGACGGTTCCGCAGGCGGCACCGGCGATTCGCTGTCGGCGGTGGATCCGGAGGTGGCGGCCGCGGTCGGCGCTGAGTTGTCGCGGCAGCAGAGCACGCTGGAGATGATCGCGTCGGAGAACTTCGCGTCGCAGGCGGTGTTGCAGGCGCAGGGGTCGGTGCTGACGAACAAGTACGCCGAGGGTTATCCGGGCAAGCGGTATTACGGCGGTTGCGAGCACGTGGACGTCGTCGAGCAGTTGGCGATCGATCGGGCCAAGGAGCTCTTCGGCGCGTCGTTCGCGAACGTGCAGCCGCACTCGGGGGCGCAGGCCAATGCTGCGGCGATGTTCGCGCTGCTCAAGCCGGGTGACACGATCATGGGCCTGGACCTGGCGCATGGCGGGCACCTCACCCACGGGATGCGGATCAACTTCTCCGGCAAGCTCTACAACGTGGTGCCGTACCACGTCTCGGAGCAGGACCACCGGGTCGACATGGACGAACTCGCCCGCCTGGCCCGCGAGAACAAACCCCAGATGATCATCGCCGGGTGGTCGGCCTACCCGCGCCAGCTCGACTTCGCCCGGTTCCGCGAGATCGCCGACGAGGTCGGGGCGTACCTGATGGTCGACATGGCGCACTTCGCCGGGCTGGTCGCCGCGGGGCTGCACCCGAACCCGCTGCCGCACGCGCACGTGGTCACCACGACCACGCACAAAACCCTCGGCGGCCCGCGCGGCGGGGTGATCCTCTCCGCGGACGACGAGTTCACCAAGAAGTTCAACTCCGCGGTGTTCCCCGGCCAGCAAGGCGGCCCCCTCGAGCACGTGATCGCGGGCAAGGCGGTGCTGTTCAAAACCGCCCAGTCCCCCGAGTTCGCCGACCGGCAGCGCCGCACCATCGAAGGCGCCCAAGCCCTGGCCGAACGCCTCTGCGCCGACGACGCCCGCACCGCCGGGGTGCAGCTGGTCTCCGGCGGCACCGACGTGCACCTGGTGCTGGTCGACCTGCGCCACTCCGAACTCGACGGCAAGCAGGCCGAAGACCGCCTCCACGAGATCGGCATCACCGTCAACCGCAACGCCGTGCCAGGCGACCCGCGCCCGCCGATGGTGACCTCCGGACTCCGCGTGGGCACCTCCGCACTGGCCACCCGCGGATTCGGCAAGGCCGAGTTCACCGAAGTCGCCGACATCATCGCCGAAGCCCTCCAACCCGACCTCACCACCGAGACCACCACCGCACTCCGCGGCCGCGTCGAAGCACTCGCCAACGCACAACCCCTCTACCCGAACCTGAACGGGGGTTTCTGA
- a CDS encoding FAD-dependent oxidoreductase, which produces MSTTPRVVIIGAGIVGTNLADELTERGWHRLTVLDQGPLPLTGGSTSHAPGLVYQTSGSKTMTEFAGYTVDKLAGLDVDGGWCFNRVGGLEIATTPERLDDLHRKQGWATSWGVSGAVIGPEECAKLHPLLEPDRILGGFHTPDDGLAKSTRAVVALARRAESRGAEFRGSTRVLGISQHGGRVTGVETDQGEVPADIVVSCAGFWGQAIGEMAGMNVPLLPMAHQYVRTDQLPELVGRNDERSEAQLPILRHQDHDLYYREHNDRLGIGSYAHRPMPARLSDLPEEDSPTEASMPSMLPFTEDDFADSWEHSRRLLPALETAKIETGFNGIFSFTPDGGPLVGESPDVAGFWIAEAVWVTHSCGVARSVAQLLVDGRSQVELHGCDAARFDEIETAADYVEETAQRNFVEIYDVKHPLQPKLSPRDLRVSPFHARQQQLGAFFLESHGWERPHWYEANAGLVKDLPMEWQPPSRDAWSAMYHSPIAAVEAWKTRTAVALYDMTSLKRLEVSGPGALSFLDELTTGKMDKSVGAVTYTLLLDEAGGVRSDLTVARLGEQLFQVGANGNLDLDYLRRQLPADDGVRVRDITGGTCCIGVWGPLARDLVQPLSRDDFSHEALKFFRCKSAHIAGIPVTAMRVSYVGELGWEIYTSAEYGQRLWDVLFAAGRDLGVVAAGRAAFNSLRLEKGYRAWGADMTTEHNPYEAGVGFAVRPQKGDFVGREAIARLDKHAVTRRLSCLTIDDGRSVVLGSEPVFLDGEPAGYVTSAAFSHTLGTPIAYAWLPAAATVGTRVHIQYFDRRVRATVAAEPLVDPEMHRIRR; this is translated from the coding sequence ATGAGCACGACGCCTCGTGTCGTCATCATCGGAGCCGGGATCGTCGGTACGAACCTCGCCGACGAGCTGACCGAACGCGGATGGCACCGCCTCACCGTTCTCGACCAGGGGCCGCTACCGCTTACCGGCGGCTCGACCTCGCACGCGCCCGGTCTCGTCTACCAGACCAGCGGATCGAAGACGATGACCGAGTTCGCCGGCTACACCGTCGACAAGCTGGCCGGCCTCGACGTCGACGGCGGCTGGTGCTTCAACCGGGTCGGCGGCCTGGAGATCGCGACCACGCCGGAACGGCTCGACGATCTGCACCGCAAGCAGGGCTGGGCCACCTCGTGGGGAGTCTCCGGTGCGGTCATCGGGCCAGAGGAGTGCGCCAAGCTGCACCCGCTGCTGGAGCCGGATCGCATCCTCGGCGGCTTCCACACCCCTGACGACGGGCTGGCGAAGTCGACCCGGGCGGTCGTCGCGCTCGCCCGCCGGGCCGAATCACGCGGCGCGGAGTTCCGCGGATCGACCCGCGTGCTCGGCATCAGCCAGCACGGCGGGCGCGTCACCGGTGTGGAAACCGACCAGGGCGAGGTGCCCGCGGACATCGTCGTGTCCTGCGCCGGTTTCTGGGGGCAGGCCATCGGCGAGATGGCGGGCATGAACGTCCCGTTGCTGCCGATGGCGCACCAGTACGTGCGCACTGATCAGCTGCCCGAACTCGTCGGCCGCAACGACGAGCGGTCCGAGGCGCAGCTGCCGATCCTGCGCCACCAGGACCACGACCTCTACTACCGCGAGCACAACGACCGCCTCGGGATCGGTTCCTACGCGCATCGCCCGATGCCCGCGCGGCTGAGCGACCTGCCGGAGGAGGACTCCCCCACCGAAGCCTCCATGCCGTCGATGTTGCCGTTCACCGAAGACGACTTCGCCGATTCCTGGGAGCACAGCAGGCGGCTGTTGCCCGCGCTGGAGACCGCGAAGATCGAGACCGGGTTCAACGGGATCTTCTCGTTCACCCCCGACGGCGGGCCGCTGGTCGGCGAATCTCCGGACGTGGCGGGATTCTGGATCGCCGAGGCCGTGTGGGTCACGCACTCCTGCGGCGTGGCCCGGTCCGTTGCGCAGCTCCTGGTCGACGGTCGCAGCCAGGTCGAGCTGCACGGCTGCGACGCGGCCCGGTTCGACGAGATCGAGACCGCTGCGGACTACGTCGAAGAGACGGCGCAGCGGAACTTCGTCGAGATCTACGACGTGAAGCACCCGTTGCAGCCGAAGCTGTCCCCGCGGGACCTGCGGGTGAGCCCGTTCCACGCGCGTCAGCAGCAGTTGGGCGCGTTCTTCCTGGAATCGCACGGGTGGGAGCGGCCGCACTGGTACGAGGCGAACGCCGGGCTGGTCAAGGACCTGCCGATGGAGTGGCAGCCGCCGTCGCGGGACGCCTGGTCGGCGATGTACCACTCCCCGATCGCCGCGGTCGAGGCGTGGAAGACCCGCACCGCCGTGGCGCTGTACGACATGACCTCACTCAAGCGGCTGGAGGTCAGCGGGCCGGGCGCACTGTCCTTTCTGGACGAGCTCACCACCGGCAAGATGGACAAGTCGGTCGGCGCGGTCACCTACACCTTGCTGCTCGACGAGGCGGGCGGGGTGCGCAGCGACCTGACCGTCGCACGGCTCGGCGAGCAGCTTTTCCAGGTCGGTGCCAACGGGAACCTCGACCTCGACTACTTGCGGCGCCAGCTACCGGCCGACGACGGCGTGCGGGTTCGCGACATCACCGGCGGCACCTGCTGCATCGGTGTGTGGGGGCCGCTGGCGCGCGATCTGGTCCAGCCGTTGAGCCGGGACGACTTCTCGCACGAGGCCTTGAAGTTCTTCCGCTGCAAGTCCGCGCACATCGCGGGCATTCCGGTCACCGCGATGCGCGTGTCCTACGTCGGCGAGCTGGGCTGGGAGATCTACACCAGCGCCGAGTACGGCCAGCGGCTCTGGGACGTGCTGTTCGCGGCCGGGCGCGACCTCGGTGTCGTGGCCGCAGGCCGGGCCGCGTTCAACAGCCTGCGGCTGGAGAAGGGCTATCGCGCGTGGGGAGCGGACATGACCACCGAGCACAATCCCTACGAAGCCGGGGTCGGATTCGCCGTGCGACCGCAGAAGGGCGATTTCGTAGGGCGCGAGGCGATCGCGCGGCTGGACAAGCACGCGGTCACCCGCCGGTTGTCGTGCCTGACGATCGATGACGGACGCAGCGTCGTGCTCGGCTCCGAGCCGGTTTTCCTCGACGGTGAACCGGCCGGCTACGTCACCTCCGCGGCGTTCTCGCACACGCTCGGCACCCCGATCGCCTACGCCTGGCTACCCGCTGCGGCCACGGTCGGCACCCGAGTGCACATCCAGTACTTCGACCGCCGGGTGCGCGCGACCGTCGCCGCCGAACCGCTGGTCGACCCGGAAATGCACCGCATCCGGCGGTGA